One window from the genome of Sesamum indicum cultivar Zhongzhi No. 13 linkage group LG15, S_indicum_v1.0, whole genome shotgun sequence encodes:
- the LOC105177190 gene encoding type IV inositol polyphosphate 5-phosphatase 7 isoform X2, which yields MERKRRSWRVRRIHRWFLRKQKRADPFQLTGISDGGEDEDDFTDDFSSPSPAVNRCIGNNELRIFVGTWNVAGRSPVGSLDVDLDEWLNLRDAADIYVLGLQEIVPLKAATVIGAEDPTEATNWNLLIGKTLNNKYGCPWLTPLVHPITNENYHYDRVPDSERQPNYSNQTANLANNQHGIRFEHRNQLSRYKLMASKKMVGVFISVWMRRELLKRYEISGVKVCSVACGIMGYLGNKGSVAVSMSIGGISFCFIAAHLASGEKKGDEGRRNHQVSEIFRRTCFPRLPEDGDKLHPLTILGHDRIFWFGDLNYRLYLEDNLARQLIQEQDWRALQKFDQLRRELEHGGVFQGWREGNIEFAPTYKYSSYNCNRYSGGIPSRAGEKQRTPAWCDRILWYGKGVRQLSYFRSESKFSDHRPVSALFSTQIEVVQSAISSCPTVPTTLLTKTPSKMRHQPEMASGEATPTLLSLIVQDM from the exons ATGGAAAGAAAGCGCCGAAGCTGGAGAGTGAGAAGGATTCATCGCTGGTTTTTGAGGAAGCAAAAGAGAGCCGACCCATTTCAACTCACTGGAATTTCAG ATGGTggtgaagatgaagatgattTCACAGATGATTTCTCATCTCCATCACCGGCGGTGAACCGATGCATTGGAAACAATGAATTAAG aATATTTGTGGGTACTTGGAATGTGGCGGGAAGGTCTCCAGTGGGAAGCTTGGATGTAGATTTGGATGAATGGCTAAATCTCAGAGATGCAGCTGACATCTACGTTCTTGG CTTACAAGAAATTGTACCGTTAAAGGCGGCAACTGTAATTGGAGCAGAGGACCCAACAGAAGCAACGAACTGGAATCTACTAATTGGAAAAACACTCAACAACAAATATGGATGCCCATGGCTAACACCTTTGGTACATCCCATCACCAATGAGAATTACCATTATGATAGAGTTCCCGACTCTGAAAGACAACCTAACTACAGCAACCAAACGGCAAATCTTGCAAACAATCAACATGGAATTCGGTTTGAGCATCGGAATCAATTGAGTAGGTACAAATTAATGGCAAGCAAGAAGATGGTTGGAGTCTTTATTAGTGTCTGGATGAGAAGGGAATTGCTTAAGAGGTACGAGATATCAGGTGTGAAAGTTTGTTCAGTGGCTTGTGGAATAATGGGTTATTTGGGAAACAAAGGATCAGTTGCTGTAAGCATGTCGATTGGTGGAATTAGTTTTTGCTTCATAGCTGCCCATTTGGCCTCTGGAGAAAAGAAAGGTGATGAAGGGAGAAGGAATCACCAGGTCTCGGAGATTTTTAGGAGAACCTGTTTCCCAAGGCTACCCGAGGATGGCGACAAGCTTCATCCACTAACCATATTAGGACATGA TCGGATATTCTGGTTTGGAGATCTCAACTACAGACTATACCTAGAAGACAACTTAGCCCGGCAGCTAATACAAGAACAAGATTGGAGAGCATTACAGAAGTTTGATCAGTTGCGGAGGGAACTTGAGCATGGTGGTGTATTTCAGGGTTGGAGAGAGGGAAACATTGAATTTGCACCCACTTACAAGTATTCTTCCTACAACTGCAACAGGTATTCAGGTGGAATTCCAAGTAGAGCAGGAGAGAAGCAAAGAACACCAGCATG GTGTGATAGGATTCTGTGGTATGGTAAAGGAGTGAGGCAACTTTCCTATTTTCGCAGTGAAAGCAAATTTTCCGATCATCGACCTGTATCAGCTCTGTTCTCTACTCAAATTGAAGTAGTACAATCTGCAATTTCAAGTTGTCCAACAGTCCCAACTACCCTCCTCACGAAAACTCCGAGCAAAATG AGACATCAACCCGAAATGGCTAGTGGGGAGGCTACACCCACCTTGCTGTCATTAATTGTGCAGGATATGTAA
- the LOC105177190 gene encoding type IV inositol polyphosphate 5-phosphatase 7 isoform X1, with the protein MERKRRSWRVRRIHRWFLRKQKRADPFQLTGISDGGEDEDDFTDDFSSPSPAVNRCIGNNELRIFVGTWNVAGRSPVGSLDVDLDEWLNLRDAADIYVLGLQEIVPLKAATVIGAEDPTEATNWNLLIGKTLNNKYGCPWLTPLVHPITNENYHYDRVPDSERQPNYSNQTANLANNQHGIRFEHRNQLSRYKLMASKKMVGVFISVWMRRELLKRYEISGVKVCSVACGIMGYLGNKGSVAVSMSIGGISFCFIAAHLASGEKKGDEGRRNHQVSEIFRRTCFPRLPEDGDKLHPLTILGHDRIFWFGDLNYRLYLEDNLARQLIQEQDWRALQKFDQLRRELEHGGVFQGWREGNIEFAPTYKYSSYNCNRYSGGIPSRAGEKQRTPAWCDRILWYGKGVRQLSYFRSESKFSDHRPVSALFSTQIEVVQSAISSCPTVPTTLLTKTPSKMQRHQPEMASGEATPTLLSLIVQDM; encoded by the exons ATGGAAAGAAAGCGCCGAAGCTGGAGAGTGAGAAGGATTCATCGCTGGTTTTTGAGGAAGCAAAAGAGAGCCGACCCATTTCAACTCACTGGAATTTCAG ATGGTggtgaagatgaagatgattTCACAGATGATTTCTCATCTCCATCACCGGCGGTGAACCGATGCATTGGAAACAATGAATTAAG aATATTTGTGGGTACTTGGAATGTGGCGGGAAGGTCTCCAGTGGGAAGCTTGGATGTAGATTTGGATGAATGGCTAAATCTCAGAGATGCAGCTGACATCTACGTTCTTGG CTTACAAGAAATTGTACCGTTAAAGGCGGCAACTGTAATTGGAGCAGAGGACCCAACAGAAGCAACGAACTGGAATCTACTAATTGGAAAAACACTCAACAACAAATATGGATGCCCATGGCTAACACCTTTGGTACATCCCATCACCAATGAGAATTACCATTATGATAGAGTTCCCGACTCTGAAAGACAACCTAACTACAGCAACCAAACGGCAAATCTTGCAAACAATCAACATGGAATTCGGTTTGAGCATCGGAATCAATTGAGTAGGTACAAATTAATGGCAAGCAAGAAGATGGTTGGAGTCTTTATTAGTGTCTGGATGAGAAGGGAATTGCTTAAGAGGTACGAGATATCAGGTGTGAAAGTTTGTTCAGTGGCTTGTGGAATAATGGGTTATTTGGGAAACAAAGGATCAGTTGCTGTAAGCATGTCGATTGGTGGAATTAGTTTTTGCTTCATAGCTGCCCATTTGGCCTCTGGAGAAAAGAAAGGTGATGAAGGGAGAAGGAATCACCAGGTCTCGGAGATTTTTAGGAGAACCTGTTTCCCAAGGCTACCCGAGGATGGCGACAAGCTTCATCCACTAACCATATTAGGACATGA TCGGATATTCTGGTTTGGAGATCTCAACTACAGACTATACCTAGAAGACAACTTAGCCCGGCAGCTAATACAAGAACAAGATTGGAGAGCATTACAGAAGTTTGATCAGTTGCGGAGGGAACTTGAGCATGGTGGTGTATTTCAGGGTTGGAGAGAGGGAAACATTGAATTTGCACCCACTTACAAGTATTCTTCCTACAACTGCAACAGGTATTCAGGTGGAATTCCAAGTAGAGCAGGAGAGAAGCAAAGAACACCAGCATG GTGTGATAGGATTCTGTGGTATGGTAAAGGAGTGAGGCAACTTTCCTATTTTCGCAGTGAAAGCAAATTTTCCGATCATCGACCTGTATCAGCTCTGTTCTCTACTCAAATTGAAGTAGTACAATCTGCAATTTCAAGTTGTCCAACAGTCCCAACTACCCTCCTCACGAAAACTCCGAGCAAAATG CAGAGACATCAACCCGAAATGGCTAGTGGGGAGGCTACACCCACCTTGCTGTCATTAATTGTGCAGGATATGTAA
- the LOC105177191 gene encoding uncharacterized protein LOC105177191: MERDEKGEDRVKAVCFAAGTAALMACIERAVVVSVFMHWRVWAFLALNLLLLAILFTSKSQTPSDDIIQEDGANSEIKKKKSIRKDCARASVSTNGSGEMLKSDQRGEAVVCEKEINVEDDGKKEDNEQLSKEELNQRVEAFIAMFRQHLVSDAKSCGLNYQDKPNSSKSKISAFGVNFGMFETNI, translated from the coding sequence ATGGAGCGGGACGAGAAAGGAGAAGATCGAGTAAAAGCTGTCTGTTTTGCAGCCGGAACGGCTGCACTCATGGCATGCATTGAGCGTGCGGTCGTTGTGTCTGTGTTCATGCATTGGCGAGTCTGGGCGTTCCTTGCACTGAACCTCTTGCTCTTAGCTATTCTCTTCACTTCTAAATCCCAAACCCCATCAGACGACATTATTCAAGAAGATGGTGCTAATTCAGAgatcaagaagaagaagagcatTAGGAAAGATTGTGCCCGGGCATCGGTTTCGACCAACGGTAGTGGTGAGATGTTGAAGTCGGACCAAAGGGGAGAAGCCGTGGTGTGCGAGAAAGAGATTAATGTAGAAGATGATGGGAAGAAAGAAGATAATGAGCAGCTTTCAAAGGAGGAATTAAACCAGAGAGTGGAAGCCTTCATTGCTATGTTTAGGCAGCATTTGGTTTCTGATGCTAAGAGTTGTGGGCTAAACTATCAAGACAAGCCTAATTCTTCCAAGTCGAAGATCTCTGCTTTTGGAGTTAATTTTGGTATGTTTGAGACTAACATTTGA
- the LOC105177192 gene encoding probable inactive receptor kinase At1g27190, with protein sequence MNRRILHDRSVFLVLLLVSLLLSFSFGEDDTRCLQEVKKSLTDPEGKLNSWVFSNTTVGFICKFVGVSCWNDRENRLIGLELRDFSLTGSIPDSLQFCHSLQTLNLAGNSLSGSIPPQICTWLPYLVTLDLSQNSLTGQIPEDLANCSYLNNLILDDNKLSGNIPYQLSTLGRLKKFSVANNDLSGRVPSFNYELELDFGGNSGLCGGPLGKCGGLTKKSMAIIIAAGVFGAAASLLLGFGLWWWYFMRSNKRSKKGYGIGRRDDGSSWADILRAHKLTQVILFQKPLVKVKLADLLAATNNFSVQNVIVSSRMGTTYKAVLRDGSALAIKRLSVCKMGEKQFRMEMNKLGQLRHPNLVPLLGFCLVEEEKLLVYKHLSNGTLGSMLRGNAAVLDWPTRFRIALGAARGLAWLHHGCHPPILHQNISSNVVLLDEDFDARVMDFGLARLLTSSESNESSFVYGDLGEIGYVAPEYSSTMVASVKGDSYSFGVVLLELATGLKPLDVSTVDEMFKGNLVDWVKQLAGSGRIKDALDKRLCGKGHDEDIVRFLRIACNCVVSQPKDRWSMYQVYESLKSMAEEHGLSEHYDEFPLLFGKQESTSPL encoded by the exons ATGAATCGTCGTATTCTACACGATAGATCTGTTTTCCTTGTTCTACTGTTGGTTTCCCTGCTGCTCTCGTTTTCCTTTGGGGAAGATGATACCAGGTGCTTGCAAGAAGTGAAGAAGTCGTTGACTGACCCGGAAGGCAAGCTCAATTCCTGGGTGTTTTCCAACACTACAGTCGGGTTCATTTGCAAATTCGTCGGCGTTTCGTGTTGGAATGACCGGGAAAACAGGCTTATTGGTCTGGAGCTCCGGGATTTCAGTCTCACGGGTAGTATTCCGGATTCTCTTCAGTTTTGCCACAGCCTCCAGACCCTAAATCTCGCTGGCAACTCTCTCTCCGGTTCGATCCCTCCGCAAATCTGCACTTGGCTGCCCTATTTGGTTACTCTTGATTTGTCGCAGAATAGTTTGACCGGTCAAATACCGGAGGATCTGGCTAATTGTTCGTATTTGAATAACTTGATTCTAGATGATAATAAGTTGTCTGGGAATATCCCATATCAGCTTTCGACCTTAGGGAGGTTGAAAAAGTTCTCTGTCGCGAATAATGATTTATCCGGGAGAGTGCCGTCTTTCAATTATGAACTGGAGCTTGATTTTGGTGGGAATAGTGGGCTTTGCGGCGGCCCTTTGGGCAAATGTGGTGGATTGACTAAGAAGAGTATGGCGATTATTATTGCGGCGGGG GTTTTTGGTGCCGCCGCTTCATTGTTACTGGGATTTGGTTTGTGGTGGTGGTACTTTATGAGGTCGAATAAGAGGAGCAAGAAAGGTTATGGGATTGGACGAAGAGATGATGGGAGTAGTTGGGCTGATATATTACGAGCTCATAAGCTTACACAGGTTATCCTGTTTCAAAAGCCACTTGTTAAGGTTAAATTGGCTGATTTGTTGGCTGCAACAAACAATTTTAGCGTGCAGAATGTTATCGTCTCCAGTAGAATGGGGACGACTTACAAGGCTGTCTTGCGGGATGGGTCGGCGCTTGCCATTAAGCGGCTCAGTGTGTGTAAAATGGGGGAGAAACAGTTTAGGATGGAGATGAATAAGTTGGGGCAGTTGCGGCATCCAAATTTGGTGCCACTACTGGGATTTTGCttggtggaggaggagaagCTCTTGGTTTATAAGCATTTGTCGAATGGGACTCTGGGTTCCATGTTGCGTGGCAATGCTGCTGTGTTGGATTGGCCGACTAGGTTTAGGATAGCACTGGGGGCTGCAAGAGGGCTTGCTTGGCTTCACCATGGATGTCACCCTCCGATCCTGCACCAGAATATTAGCTCGAACGTGGTCCTTCTTGATGAGGATTTTGATGCTAGGGTAATGGACTTTGGTTTGGCAAGACTTCTGACCTCATCAGAATCGAATGAGAGTAGTTTTGTCTATGGGGATTTAGGTGAAATTGGATATGTTGCTCCAGAGTACTCGAGCACTATGGTTGCTTCAGTAAAGGGGGATTCTTACAGTTTTGGAGTGGTACTTCTGGAGCTGGCAACTGGGCTAAAACCTCTTGATGTTAGTACTGTTGATGAAATGTTTAAGGGTAACTTAGTGGACTGGGTAAAGCAGCTTGCTGGTTCTGGTCGAATTAAAGATGCTCTTGATAAGCGGTTATGTGGGAAGGGCCATGATGAGGATATTGTGAGGTTCTTGAGAATCGCTTGTAATTGTGTTGTTTCTCAGCCCAAGGATAGGTGGTCCATGTATCAAGTTTATGAATCACTGAAGAGCATGGCTGAGGAACATGGTCTCTCAGAACATTATGATGAATTTCCGCTGCTGTTTGGGAAACAAGAGTCAACAAGTCCCCTATAA
- the LOC110013190 gene encoding CLAVATA3/ESR (CLE)-related protein 25, translating into MGSRRRVVCIALSVSLLWFLLVLSLADRSNGRDATMTTVPSTASVKFLKPIETGKSGVRDRNFNLNCVSKRRVPNGPDPIHNRRVGSSRLPPT; encoded by the exons ATGGGGAGCAGGAGAAGAGTTGTGTGCATTGCTCTGTCTGTTAGTTTGCTCTGGTTTTTGCTTGTTCTGAGCTTAGCAGACCGGAGTAATGGAAGGGATGCTACTATGACTACTGTTCCGTCAACCGCAAGTGTTAAATTCTTGAAACCAATAGAAACTGGGAAGAGTGGTGTTCGTGATCGGAATTTCAACCTCAATTGTGTCAGCAAGAGGAGAGTACCCAATGGACCTGATCCTATACATAACAG GAGAGTGGGGAGTTCAAGATTGCCACCAACATAA
- the LOC105177194 gene encoding uncharacterized protein LOC105177194 — protein sequence MAILPSPLHIASSDWLCSNSNFLCFPTKPVWSSVHRPLVVTFSYKPNKGIVGTDKKREFLEKYGLNPDEFLPEPSPKTKRRREHGNAGTKNLIPLEESKSPRETHKLLQVLGGTARRKKLLSPKGMDVRPMMEVVKGAAFGILQAAGGSPQSLRPGRWLDLYSGTGSVGIEAISRGCSEVHFVEMDPWVVSDVLRPNLESTGFVDVSVIHSVRVEIFLQNAERFVGKDGVFDYISVTPPYMLVDYAVLMDQISNSSVVGENTFIVVEYPLRTDMLDSYASLVKIADRRFGRTHLAIYGPKWAQKKSKSER from the exons ATGGCGATTCTACCATCTCCTTTACACATTGCCAGTAGTGATTGGCTTTGCTCGAATTCCAATTTCCTCTGCTTTCCGACGAAGCCTGTCTGGAGCTCTGTCCACCGCCCATTAGTCGTCACATTCTCCTACA AACCCAACAAGGGAATTGTTGGTACTGACAAGAAGAGGGAGTTTCTTGAGAAGTACGGTCTTAATCCCGATGAGTTCTTACCCGAACCCTCTCCAAAG ACAAAGAGGAGAAGGGAGCATGGAAATGCAGGAACGAAGAACCTTATACCCTTAGAGGAGTCTAAGTCTCCTCGGGAGACTCATAAATTGCTTCAG GTTCTCGGAGGAACAGCGCGTAGGAAAAAATTGCTCTCGCCAAAGGGTATGGATGTGCGTCCTATGATGGAAGTTGTAAAGGGAGCAGCTTTTGGAATTTTGCAG GCAGCTGGAGGCTCCCCTCAATCTCTAAGGCCTGGACGCTGGTTAGACTTGTATAGTGGCACAGGGTCAGTTGGTATTGAAGCTATCAGCAGAGGATGCTCTGAG GTGCACTTTGTGGAGATGGATCCTTGGGTTGTCTCAGATGTGCTACGGCCAAACTTAGAATCAACTGGTTTTGTTGACGTTTCAGTTATACATAGCGTCCGGGTTGAAATTTTCTTGCAAAATGCTGAACGATTTGTAG GTAAAGATGGAGTGTTTGATTACATAAGTGTTACTCCTCCATATATGCTTGTTGACTACGCAGTACTGATGGATCAGATTTCCAATTCATCAGTCGTCGGAGAGAATACCTTTATA GTAGTTGAGTATCCTTTGAGAACTGACATGTTAGATTCATATGCATCCTTGGTTAAG ATAGCTGATAGGCGGTTTGGCAGGACGCATCTAGCAATATATGGACCAAAGTGGGCACAGAAGAAGAGTAAATCAGAGAGATGA
- the LOC105177196 gene encoding uncharacterized protein LOC105177196, whose protein sequence is MGVCGSKPKGCVGMKGKLKLQKKHRKRTRRVKKAHSSNNKNRVEPSNQKDLSYTNPAFQGHSESWFDPDAVIDSDGEDEFYSVQDDVSQAGSLSNVVTPRFSNQVVYGNGTDSQLSSDDPQCQDENAERNETGALHSCGFISNAFLPCLACDESLDGKRKLQSLGGPSTRKRLSLTPSLKWKEGQDHTSLPLAKAIIQRPIAGSQIMCSPLEKKMPESWSWVEANTFKVRGRNYTRDKKKEFAPNFVAYVPFGVDVFLSPRKIDHIARFVELPTVDSPGEVPPILVVNLQIPLYPATIFQNEYDGAGVSSVFYFKLSENYSADLPVHFQENIRRIIANETEKIRSFPMDTNAPFRERLKILGRVANLEDLQLSAAERKLMHAYNEKPVLSRPQHEFYLGENYFEIDLDIHRFSYIARKGFETFQDRIKHCVFDFGLTIQGNKAEDLPECMLCCLRLKEIDYTNYCQLSL, encoded by the exons ATGGGTGTTTGTGGGTCAAAGCCCAAAGGATGCGTGGGAATGAAAGGCAAGTTGAAGTTGCAGAAGAAACACaggaaaagaacaagaagagtGAAAAAGGCCCATTCTTCTAATAACAAAAACCGGGTTGAACCCTCCAATCAAAAGGATCTTTCTTACACTAATCCTGCATTCCAAG GGCATAGCGAGTCGTGGTTTGATCCTGATGCGGTTATTGATTCTGATGGTGAAGATGAATTTTACAGCGTTCAGGATG ATGTATCTCAAGCTGGATCCCTATCCAATGTTGTTACTCCAAGATTTTCAAATCAAGTGGTGTATGGTAATGGCACTGATTCTCAGCTGAGCTCTGATGATCCTCAATGTCAGGATGAAAATGCCGAGAGGAATGAGACGGGTGCGTTGCACAGTTGTGGATTTATATCAAATGCATTCCTACCTTGTCTTGCTTGTGATGAGTCTTTAGATGGGAAGAGAAAATTGCAAAGTCTAGGAGGTCCAAGCACAAGGAAAAGATTATCACTTACTCCTTCGCTCAAATGGAAAGAAGGACAAGATCATACAAGTTTAC CATTGGCAAAGGCCATTATACAAAGACCAATAGCTGGTTCTCAAATTATGTGTTCCCCATTAGAGAAGAAAATGCCGGAATCTTGGTCATGGGTTGAGGCGAACACTTTTAAAGTTCGTGGACGGAACTATACCAG agataaaaagaaagagtttGCTCCAAACTTTGTTGCCTATGTTCCCTTTGGAGTGGACGTTTTCTTATCTCCTCGCAAAATTGATCACATTGCTCGATTTGTTGAGCTCCCCACTGTTGATTCACCTGGAGAAGTCCCTCCTATTCTTGTCGTAAATCTTCAG ATTCCACTCTACCCTGCCACAATCTTCCAAAATGAATACGATGGAGCAGGAGTGAGTTCTGTTTTCTATTTCAAGCTTTCAGAAAATTACTCAGCAGATCTTCCTGTTCACttccaagaaaatataagG CGGATAATTGCTAATGAAACTGAGAAGATTAGAAGTTTTCCCATGGATACAAATGCGCCCTTCAGAGAAAGATTAAAAATCTTGGGCCGGGTCGCCAACTTAGAGGATCTTCAGTTAAGTGCGGCTGAGAGGAAGCTTATGCATGCATACAATGAGAAGCCAGTTCTTTCACGTCCTCAGCATGAATTTTACTTG GGAGAAAACTACTTTGAGATTGATTTGGATATCCACAGATTCAGTTACATTGCAAGGAAAGGCTTCGAGACATTTCAAGACAGAATTAAGCACTGTGTCTTTGACTTCGGCCTGACAATTCAG GGAAACAAGGCGGAAGATCTACCAGAGTGTATGTTATGCTGTTTAAGATTGAAGGAAATTGACTACACTAACTATTGCCAACTTAGCTTGTGA
- the LOC105177195 gene encoding transcription factor MYB35 isoform X2: MQLLLNWSPSYMHFMLPHLLNVFLQIYARSLKSHHHYISLPVQSSPPTSFPPYRQKHQVICPMGRPPCCDKANVKRGPWTPEEDAKILAYVASHGIGNWTSVPQKAGLNRCGKSCRLRWTNYLRPDLKHDNFTPEEEECILELHRTIGSRWSLIAKRLPGRTDNDVKNYWNTKLKKKLTKMGIDPVTHKPFSQLFSEYGKISGFPSTRNGNRFLQNSAANESIWKAENNRQKIQKPYYDLLNDQKNHPVETVTKFQAINQEFIQPHFFSEASSSDTFSSSNGVMHFSCGPSHSCEPSQVHIVPPSPFLCNEYVLGDSFPSLDNTDQIPECKYMGMQYLHNDSIPVQESGLIHNFNGDECRETIMSCQENSPGVLEKCSSIATSSAADSFVEAILAHDNEMRLQFPHILDENYDY, encoded by the exons ATGCAATTGTTGTTAAATTGGAGCCCCAGTTACATGCATTTCATGCTCCCTCACTTGTTAAATGTCTTCCTTCAAATTTATGCCCGAAGCTTAAAATCACATCATCATTACATCAGTCTTCCGGTCCAGTCCAGTCCCCCTACTTCCTTTCCCCCTTACAGACAAAAACACCAAGTTATCTGTCCTATGGGGAGACCGCCTTGTTGTGACAAAGCAAATGTGAAAAGGGGACCCTGGACACCTGAAGAAGATGCAAAAATTCTTGCATATGTAGCCAGCCATGGAATTGGCAACTGGACGTCAGTCCCCCAGAAAGCag GCCTCAACAGATGCGGGAAGAGCTGTAGGCTAAGATGGACTAATTATCTTCGCCCTGATCTCAAACACGACAATTTTACtcctgaagaagaagagtgcATTCTTGAACTTCACAGAACCATTGGTAGCAG ATGGTCTCTGATAGCAAAAAGACTGCCAGGGAGAACAGATAATGATGTTAAGAACTACTGGAACACCAAACTGAAGAaaaaactgaccaaaatggGAATTGATCCCGTAACTCACAAGCCCTTCTCTCAGCTTTTCAGTGAGTATGGAAAGATCAGTGGGTTCCCAAGCACCAGGAATGGAAACCGGTTCCTCCAGAATTCCGCAGCCAATGAGTCCATTTGGAAAGCAGAAAACAATAGACAAAAGATTCAGAAACCTTATTATGATCTCTTGAATGATCAAAAAAATCATCCAGTGGAAACTGTAACTAAGTTCCAAGCCATAAACCAAGAATTCATCCAACCACACTTTTTCAGTGAGGCCTCCTCTTCTGATACATTTTCATCTTCAAATGGAGTCATGCATTTCAGCTGCGGACCATCTCACTCGTGTGAGCCCTCTCAGGTTCACATCGTGCCGCCTTCTCCCTTTCTGTGTAACGAATATGTTCTGGGAGATTCCTTTCCCTCCTTGGACAACACAGATCAAATTCCAGAATGTAAATACATGGGAATGCAGTATTTGCATAATGATTCTATTCCAGTGCAGGAATCTGGACTTATACATAACTTTAATGGAGACGAGTGCAGGGAAACCATAATGTCCTGTCAGGAGAATTCTCCTGGAGTTCTGGAAAAATGCTCTTCAATTGCTACTTCATCTGCTGCAGATTCATTTGTGGAGGCCATCCTGGCTCATGACAATGAAATGCGACTTCAGTTTCCTCACATTTTGGATGAGAATTATGATTACTGA
- the LOC105177195 gene encoding transcription factor MYB35 isoform X1: MQLLLNWSPSYMHFMLPHLLNVFLQIYARSLKSHHHYISLPVQSSPPTSFPPYRQKHQVICPMGRPPCCDKANVKRGPWTPEEDAKILAYVASHGIGNWTSVPQKAVCIGLNRCGKSCRLRWTNYLRPDLKHDNFTPEEEECILELHRTIGSRWSLIAKRLPGRTDNDVKNYWNTKLKKKLTKMGIDPVTHKPFSQLFSEYGKISGFPSTRNGNRFLQNSAANESIWKAENNRQKIQKPYYDLLNDQKNHPVETVTKFQAINQEFIQPHFFSEASSSDTFSSSNGVMHFSCGPSHSCEPSQVHIVPPSPFLCNEYVLGDSFPSLDNTDQIPECKYMGMQYLHNDSIPVQESGLIHNFNGDECRETIMSCQENSPGVLEKCSSIATSSAADSFVEAILAHDNEMRLQFPHILDENYDY, translated from the exons ATGCAATTGTTGTTAAATTGGAGCCCCAGTTACATGCATTTCATGCTCCCTCACTTGTTAAATGTCTTCCTTCAAATTTATGCCCGAAGCTTAAAATCACATCATCATTACATCAGTCTTCCGGTCCAGTCCAGTCCCCCTACTTCCTTTCCCCCTTACAGACAAAAACACCAAGTTATCTGTCCTATGGGGAGACCGCCTTGTTGTGACAAAGCAAATGTGAAAAGGGGACCCTGGACACCTGAAGAAGATGCAAAAATTCTTGCATATGTAGCCAGCCATGGAATTGGCAACTGGACGTCAGTCCCCCAGAAAGCag TTTGTATAGGCCTCAACAGATGCGGGAAGAGCTGTAGGCTAAGATGGACTAATTATCTTCGCCCTGATCTCAAACACGACAATTTTACtcctgaagaagaagagtgcATTCTTGAACTTCACAGAACCATTGGTAGCAG ATGGTCTCTGATAGCAAAAAGACTGCCAGGGAGAACAGATAATGATGTTAAGAACTACTGGAACACCAAACTGAAGAaaaaactgaccaaaatggGAATTGATCCCGTAACTCACAAGCCCTTCTCTCAGCTTTTCAGTGAGTATGGAAAGATCAGTGGGTTCCCAAGCACCAGGAATGGAAACCGGTTCCTCCAGAATTCCGCAGCCAATGAGTCCATTTGGAAAGCAGAAAACAATAGACAAAAGATTCAGAAACCTTATTATGATCTCTTGAATGATCAAAAAAATCATCCAGTGGAAACTGTAACTAAGTTCCAAGCCATAAACCAAGAATTCATCCAACCACACTTTTTCAGTGAGGCCTCCTCTTCTGATACATTTTCATCTTCAAATGGAGTCATGCATTTCAGCTGCGGACCATCTCACTCGTGTGAGCCCTCTCAGGTTCACATCGTGCCGCCTTCTCCCTTTCTGTGTAACGAATATGTTCTGGGAGATTCCTTTCCCTCCTTGGACAACACAGATCAAATTCCAGAATGTAAATACATGGGAATGCAGTATTTGCATAATGATTCTATTCCAGTGCAGGAATCTGGACTTATACATAACTTTAATGGAGACGAGTGCAGGGAAACCATAATGTCCTGTCAGGAGAATTCTCCTGGAGTTCTGGAAAAATGCTCTTCAATTGCTACTTCATCTGCTGCAGATTCATTTGTGGAGGCCATCCTGGCTCATGACAATGAAATGCGACTTCAGTTTCCTCACATTTTGGATGAGAATTATGATTACTGA